The following proteins are encoded in a genomic region of Triticum dicoccoides isolate Atlit2015 ecotype Zavitan chromosome 1B, WEW_v2.0, whole genome shotgun sequence:
- the LOC119342115 gene encoding DUF21 domain-containing protein At4g14240-like isoform X2 gives MAAVAGAGRARGASLAAAVRAVAATARPASSAAAAAGVSVAAVILKGNDTPFGSVGWWAYAGISCFLVLFAGIMSGLTLGLMSLGLVELEILQRSGTDSEKAQAATILPVVQKQHQLLVTLLLCNAVAMEALPIFLDRIFHPVVAVVLSVTFVLAFGEVIPQAICTRYGLAVGANFVWLVRILMIMCYPIAYPIGKLLDCALGHNESALFRRAQLKALVSIHSKEAGKGGELTHDETTIISGALDLTEKTAQEAMTPIESTFSLDVDSKLDWEAIGKILARGHSRVPVYSGNPRNVIGLLLVKSLLTVRAETETPVSAVSIRRIPRVPADMPLYDILNEFQKGSSHMAAVVKARPKNPPADTTEPNMEPAGATQLTAPLLSSAEERAESVVVDIEAPHSRQTNGNKHHSVQQNDKPLSGVGRSSEDIEEGEVIGIITLEDVFEELLQEEIVDETDEYVDVHKRIRVAAAAAASSVARAPSVRRLTAQKASGAQSRQGQAGQPAGILKKPATEGDSNPSKQVNLVEPLLENRR, from the exons atggcggcggtggccggagccgggAGGGCGAGGGGGGCGAGCCTGGCAGCGGCGGTGCGGGCCGTCGCGGCGACGGCGCGCCCGgcgtcgagcgccgccgccgcggcgGGGGTGAGCGTGGCGGCTGTGATCCTCAAGGGGAATGACACGCCATTCGGGTCGGTCGGGTGGTGGGCGTACGCCGGCATCTCCTGCTTCCTGGTGCTCTTCGCCGGGATCATGTCGGGGCTCACCCTCGGGCTCATGTCGCTCGGCCTCGTCGAGCTCGAGATCCTCCAGCGCAGCGGCACCGACTCCGAGAAGGCGCAGGCTG CTACTATCCTTCCAGTTGTTCAAAAGCAGCACCAACTTCTTGTCACCCTGCTACTGTGTAATGCTGTTGCCATGGAG GCTCTTCCTATATTCCTTGACAGGATTTTTCATCCTGTTGTCGCTGTTGTCTTGTCAGTGACATTTGTTCTTGCTTTTGGGGAG GTTATACCACAAGCAATCTGTACTAGGTATGGGTTGGCAGTGGGTGCTAACTTTGTATGGCTTGTACGTATCCTCATGATCATGTGCTATCCTATTGCATACCCTATTGGGAAG CTCCTAGACTGCGCTCTTGGGCATAATGAATCTGCACTCTTTAGGCGAGCTCAACTGAAAGCTCTTGTTTCTATACACAGCAAAGAG GCTGGTAAGGGTGGGGAGCTTACCCATGATGAGACTACAATCATAAGTGGAGCTTTGGACTTGACTGAAAAG ACTGCTCAAGAAGCTATGACACCTATCGAATCAACTTTCTCACTAGACGTGGACTCCAAATTGGATTG GGAAGCAATTGGTAAAATTCTTGCCCGGGGCCACAGCCGTGTGCCTGTGTACTCAGGAAACCCTAGAAATGTTATTGGCCTCCTGTTG GTGAAAAGTCTTCTGACAGTTCGTGCTGAAACAGAGACACCAGTTAGTGCGGTTTCTATTCGAAGGATTCCGAG GGTTCCGGCGGACATGCCTCTGTATGACATATTGAACGAGTTTCAGAAAGGGAGTAGCCATATGGCTGCTGTTGTGAAGGCTAGACCAAAGAATCCTCCAGCCGACACAACTGAACCAAACATGGAACCAGCTGGGGCAACACAGCTGACTGCACCCTTACTATCCAGTGCTGAAGAAAGGGCGGAAAGTGTGGTTGTCGACATTGAAGCACCACATAGCAGGCAGACTAATGGAAACAAACACCACTCTGTGCAGCAAAATGATAAACCATTGAGTGGAGTGGGTCGGTCATCAGAGGACATAGAGGAAGGCGAGGTCATTGGTATCATCACACTTGAAGATGTATTTGAAGAACTCTTGCAG GAAGAGATAGTGGATGAAACCGATGAATATGTTGATGTTCATAAAAG GATCCGggtagctgctgctgctgccgcgtcATCAGTTGCAAGGGCTCCATCAGTTAGAAGATTAACTGCTCAAAAGGCTTCC GGAGCACAGAGCCGGCAAGGGCAGGCTGGACAGCCTGCTGGAATTTTGAAAAAGCCTGCTACTGAAGGTGATTCAAACCCATCAAAGCAGGTGAACCTTGTCGAACCTCTGCTGGAAAATAGGAGGTAA
- the LOC119342115 gene encoding DUF21 domain-containing protein At4g14240-like isoform X1, with the protein MAAVAGAGRARGASLAAAVRAVAATARPASSAAAAAGVSVAAVILKGNDTPFGSVGWWAYAGISCFLVLFAGIMSGLTLGLMSLGLVELEILQRSGTDSEKAQAATILPVVQKQHQLLVTLLLCNAVAMEALPIFLDRIFHPVVAVVLSVTFVLAFGEVIPQAICTRYGLAVGANFVWLVRILMIMCYPIAYPIGKLLDCALGHNESALFRRAQLKALVSIHSKEAGKGGELTHDETTIISGALDLTEKTAQEAMTPIESTFSLDVDSKLDWEAIGKILARGHSRVPVYSGNPRNVIGLLLVKSLLTVRAETETPVSAVSIRRIPRVPADMPLYDILNEFQKGSSHMAAVVKARPKNPPADTTEPNMEPAGATQLTAPLLSSAEERAESVVVDIEAPHSRQTNGNKHHSVQQNDKPLSGVGRSSEDIEEGEVIGIITLEDVFEELLQEEIVDETDEYVDVHKRYCLIFKGTACYKLHSSTSAEYIICTKMNYIPYRIRVAAAAAASSVARAPSVRRLTAQKASGAQSRQGQAGQPAGILKKPATEGDSNPSKQVNLVEPLLENRR; encoded by the exons atggcggcggtggccggagccgggAGGGCGAGGGGGGCGAGCCTGGCAGCGGCGGTGCGGGCCGTCGCGGCGACGGCGCGCCCGgcgtcgagcgccgccgccgcggcgGGGGTGAGCGTGGCGGCTGTGATCCTCAAGGGGAATGACACGCCATTCGGGTCGGTCGGGTGGTGGGCGTACGCCGGCATCTCCTGCTTCCTGGTGCTCTTCGCCGGGATCATGTCGGGGCTCACCCTCGGGCTCATGTCGCTCGGCCTCGTCGAGCTCGAGATCCTCCAGCGCAGCGGCACCGACTCCGAGAAGGCGCAGGCTG CTACTATCCTTCCAGTTGTTCAAAAGCAGCACCAACTTCTTGTCACCCTGCTACTGTGTAATGCTGTTGCCATGGAG GCTCTTCCTATATTCCTTGACAGGATTTTTCATCCTGTTGTCGCTGTTGTCTTGTCAGTGACATTTGTTCTTGCTTTTGGGGAG GTTATACCACAAGCAATCTGTACTAGGTATGGGTTGGCAGTGGGTGCTAACTTTGTATGGCTTGTACGTATCCTCATGATCATGTGCTATCCTATTGCATACCCTATTGGGAAG CTCCTAGACTGCGCTCTTGGGCATAATGAATCTGCACTCTTTAGGCGAGCTCAACTGAAAGCTCTTGTTTCTATACACAGCAAAGAG GCTGGTAAGGGTGGGGAGCTTACCCATGATGAGACTACAATCATAAGTGGAGCTTTGGACTTGACTGAAAAG ACTGCTCAAGAAGCTATGACACCTATCGAATCAACTTTCTCACTAGACGTGGACTCCAAATTGGATTG GGAAGCAATTGGTAAAATTCTTGCCCGGGGCCACAGCCGTGTGCCTGTGTACTCAGGAAACCCTAGAAATGTTATTGGCCTCCTGTTG GTGAAAAGTCTTCTGACAGTTCGTGCTGAAACAGAGACACCAGTTAGTGCGGTTTCTATTCGAAGGATTCCGAG GGTTCCGGCGGACATGCCTCTGTATGACATATTGAACGAGTTTCAGAAAGGGAGTAGCCATATGGCTGCTGTTGTGAAGGCTAGACCAAAGAATCCTCCAGCCGACACAACTGAACCAAACATGGAACCAGCTGGGGCAACACAGCTGACTGCACCCTTACTATCCAGTGCTGAAGAAAGGGCGGAAAGTGTGGTTGTCGACATTGAAGCACCACATAGCAGGCAGACTAATGGAAACAAACACCACTCTGTGCAGCAAAATGATAAACCATTGAGTGGAGTGGGTCGGTCATCAGAGGACATAGAGGAAGGCGAGGTCATTGGTATCATCACACTTGAAGATGTATTTGAAGAACTCTTGCAG GAAGAGATAGTGGATGAAACCGATGAATATGTTGATGTTCATAAAAGGTATTGTCTCATCTTTAAAGGAACTGCTTGCTACAAGCTGCATTCTTCAACTTCTGCTGAGTATATTATATGCACAAAAATGAATTATATTCCTTACAGGATCCGggtagctgctgctgctgccgcgtcATCAGTTGCAAGGGCTCCATCAGTTAGAAGATTAACTGCTCAAAAGGCTTCC GGAGCACAGAGCCGGCAAGGGCAGGCTGGACAGCCTGCTGGAATTTTGAAAAAGCCTGCTACTGAAGGTGATTCAAACCCATCAAAGCAGGTGAACCTTGTCGAACCTCTGCTGGAAAATAGGAGGTAA
- the LOC119342130 gene encoding uncharacterized protein LOC119342130 has translation MTMSGRYVAATGALMACGHCGGLRRVRMEGEFVSCDSCGKVLQQRGRKQRALEVEARRRRRWLGARKRRDGRAAAGGGGMVVGREASDAESDTGCVCFVESSS, from the coding sequence ATGACGATGTCTGGGCGGTACGTGGCGGCCACGGGCGCCCTCATGGCGTGCGGCCACTGCGGCGGCCTCCGCCGCGTCAGGATGGAGGGCGAGTTCGTCTCCTGCGACTCGTGCGGCAAGGTCCTGCAGCAGCGGGGCCGGAAGCAGCGCGCCTTGGAGGTggaggctcggcggcggcggcgctggttgGGGGCCAGGAAGAGACGGGACGGCcgcgcggcggccggtggcggagGCATGGTCGTCGGAAGGGAGGCATCTGATGCCGAGTCCGACACTGGTTGTGTTTGTTTCGTGGAATCGTCGTCGTAG